In Pollutimonas sp. M17, a single genomic region encodes these proteins:
- the leuD gene encoding 3-isopropylmalate dehydratase small subunit — protein MSDNFRISGVAAPLPLANLDTDQIMPKQFLRGIDKSGLDAGVFYDMRFDEKGRKHDDFVLNRPAYAQTRILVAGSNFGCGSSREHAVWGLQQFGIQAVIASSFAEIFHANAMNNRLLLVALTEPEVQAIMADADRPSTSEMSIDIQAMTVRSHSCEARFTMAPRHRHMFLEGLDMIGATLEHRPAIDAFASRHGDLYPWLKNVAGRTRERLHRG, from the coding sequence GGTGGCGGCCCCCTTGCCGCTGGCCAATCTGGACACCGATCAGATCATGCCCAAGCAGTTTTTGCGCGGCATCGACAAAAGCGGCCTGGACGCCGGTGTTTTTTACGACATGCGTTTTGATGAAAAGGGCCGCAAGCACGACGACTTTGTGCTGAACCGGCCGGCGTATGCGCAAACCCGCATACTGGTGGCAGGTTCGAATTTCGGCTGTGGATCGAGTCGCGAGCACGCCGTCTGGGGCTTGCAGCAATTCGGCATACAGGCGGTGATCGCATCCAGCTTTGCCGAGATCTTTCATGCCAATGCCATGAACAACCGGCTATTGCTTGTGGCGCTGACCGAGCCCGAAGTGCAGGCCATCATGGCCGATGCCGATCGGCCTTCGACATCCGAAATGTCCATCGACATACAGGCCATGACGGTGCGCAGCCACAGTTGCGAAGCCCGCTTCACCATGGCGCCCAGGCATCGCCACATGTTTCTTGAAGGCCTGGACATGATAGGCGCCACGCTGGAGCACAGGCCCGCCATCGATGCCTTCGCCTCGCGGCACGGGGATCTGTATCCCTGGCTGAAGAATGTGGCCGGCCGCACCCGTGAACGTTTGCACCGGGGCTGA
- a CDS encoding glutathione S-transferase N-terminal domain-containing protein has translation MKLIGSLTSPYVRKVRVVMAEKKLDYEFVLENVWAENTQIQAHNPLGKVPCLLMDDNGSLFDSRVIVEYLDTLSPVGRLIPQQGRDRAATKCWEAIADGVLDAALAIYIETHRRPAELRSQQWIDRQYGKINVALDSMDKSLDDQPFCMGVNFSLADVAVGCALGYLDLRFSELNWRSKYGNLQRLEEKLQTRPSFMATVPVQS, from the coding sequence ATGAAACTTATTGGTTCGCTCACTAGTCCTTACGTTCGCAAAGTACGCGTCGTAATGGCAGAGAAAAAGCTCGATTACGAATTCGTACTCGAGAATGTGTGGGCCGAAAATACACAAATACAAGCCCACAACCCCCTGGGGAAGGTGCCCTGTCTACTTATGGACGATAACGGCAGTCTCTTCGATTCCCGGGTCATCGTCGAATACCTCGATACGCTTTCTCCGGTCGGCCGCCTCATTCCGCAACAAGGCCGTGACCGCGCCGCGACCAAGTGCTGGGAAGCCATCGCCGATGGCGTCCTCGACGCCGCGCTGGCCATCTACATCGAAACCCACCGGCGTCCGGCCGAGCTGCGCAGCCAGCAATGGATAGACCGCCAGTACGGAAAGATAAACGTGGCGCTCGACTCCATGGATAAAAGCCTGGACGACCAGCCTTTCTGCATGGGCGTCAATTTCAGCCTGGCCGACGTGGCCGTCGGCTGCGCATTGGGCTATCTGGACTTGCGTTTCTCGGAGCTCAATTGGCGATCCAAGTACGGAAACCTGCAGCGGCTCGAAGAGAAGCTGCAAACCCGGCCTTCCTTCATGGCGACAGTGCCGGTCCAAAGCTGA